Proteins from one Archocentrus centrarchus isolate MPI-CPG fArcCen1 chromosome 8, fArcCen1, whole genome shotgun sequence genomic window:
- the LOC115785061 gene encoding tripartite motif-containing protein 16-like, with product MVQRENQLDRDKLCCSVCLDLLRDPVTLPCGHNYCMNCMKSYWDGEDQKQSHSCPQCRQSFTPRPALVINTVIAGLVEDTEKTGLQAVPADLCPAEHGEVTYDFCTERKLKAIKSCLQCLVSYCEQHLQPHYESPAFKKHKLVDPSQKLQEIICSRHSEVMKIFCRTDQQCICYLCSMDEHKGHETVSAAAAMSEKQRELGESQQKIQQRIQEGQKHLKVLQEQVENINQSTDKVERDSKEIFTEVKQQIRSRQKSAVSHVNELQEKLQQKISELSRRNTELEQLSHTEDPTQFLHNYTLLPRLGEATDSPSISIDPQRSTEDVTAAASEGKDKLQNLLSEEWTKTSLRETAGGAWLSQPEPKTRAEFLKYKCQITFNLNTAHQHIKHVHSLKVENSSTKDDGYHDHPDRFTDWSQVLCRESLAARCYWEVEWSGNDVFIAVAHKDISRSGIESAFGNNNKSWAMECFYGGYEFRYNNIRTPVSGPRSSRIGVYLDHSAGVLSFYSICETTKTMTLLHRVQTRFSEPVCPGFSLYCPKASAKIPEDSEGQKIQKIQKIKIQKTKVIPSPQQPCFPSDWGQPRATPLPYSNTHRTFFH from the coding sequence ATGGTGCAGCGAGAAAATCAGCTGGACCGAGACAAACTCTGCTGTTCGGTCTGTTTGGATCTGCTGAGGGATCCGGTGACTCTTCCCTGCGGACACAACTACTGTATGAACTGTATGAAAAGCTACTGGGATGGAGAGGATCAGAAGCAAAGCCACAGCTGtcctcagtgcagacagagctTCACACCGAGGCCTGCTCTGGTGATAAACACTGTGATAGCAGGTTtagtggaggacacagagaagactggactccaagctgTTCCTGCTGATCTCTGTCCTGCTGAACATGGAGAGGTGACCTATGATTTCTGCACTGAGAGGAAGCTGAAAGCCATCAAGTCCTGTCTGCAGTGTCTGGTCTCTTACTGTGagcagcacctccagcctcactATGAATCTCCTgcctttaaaaaacacaagctGGTGGACCCCTCCCAGAAGCTCCAGGAGATCATCTGCTCTCGCCACAGTGAGGTGATGAAGATCTTCTGCCGCACTGATCAGCAGTGTATCTGTTATCTGTGCTCCATGGATGAGCATAAAGGCCATGAAAcagtttcagctgcagcagcaatgAGTGAGAAGCAGAGAGAGCTCGGGGAGAGTCAACAGAaaatccagcagagaatccaggaaggacagaaacatctgaaggTGCTTcaggagcaggtggagaacATCAATCAGTCCACTGATAAAGTTGAGAGGGACAGCAAGGAGATCTTCACAGAggtgaagcagcagatcaggTCTCGTCAGAAATCTGCAGTGAGTCATGTTAAtgagcttcaggagaagctgcagcagaagaTCTCTGAGCTGAGCAGGAGAAACActgagctggagcagctctcacacacagaggacccCACccagtttctacacaactaCACCTTATTGCCACGTCTGGGTGAAGCTACAGACTCCCCCAGCATCAGTATTGATCCTCAGAGGTCCACcgaggatgtgacagcagctgcgTCTGAGGGCAAAGATAAACTACAGAACCTCCTTAGTGAGGAATGGACCAAAACATCTCTGAGAGAAACTGCAGGGGGTGCTTGGCTGTCACAGCCAGAGCCCAAAACCAGAGCTGAAttcttaaaatataaatgtcagATCACCTTCAATCTAAATACAGCACACCAGCATATCAAACATGTGCATAGCTTAAAAGTTGAAAATAGTTCTACTAAAGATGATGGATATCATGATCACCCAGACAGATTCACTGACTGGTCTCAGGTGTTGTGTAGAGAGAGTCTCGCAGCacgttgttactgggaggtggagtggagcgGGAATGATGTTTTTATAGCAGTAGCTCACAAGGATATCAGCAGGTCAGGAATAGAGAGCGCGTTTGGAAACAATAATAAGTCATGGGCAATGGagtgtttctatggtggttatGAGTTCAGATATAACAACATCAGAACTCCTGTCTCAGGTCCTCGGTCCTCCAGAATTggagtgtacctggatcacagTGCAGGtgttctgtccttctacagcatCTGTGAAACCACTAAAaccatgactctcctccacagagtccagaccaggTTCAGTGAGCCGGTCTGTCCTGGATTCAGTTTATACTGTCCTAAAGCTTCTGCTAAAATCCCTGAAGACTCAGAAGGCCAAAAGATTCAGAAGATTCAGAAGATTAAGATTCAGAAGACCAAGGTTATTCCTTCTCCTCAGCAACCCTGTTTCCCATCAGATTGGGGCCAACCCAGGGCCACCCCACTCCCTTATTCCAACACGCACAGAACATTTTTtcattaa
- the LOC115785060 gene encoding transmembrane protease serine 9-like — protein MAFYKVICLAAVLMLLTQESESQLDVCGQPSLNTRIVGGQDAPPGSWPWQVSLQRSGSHFCGGSLINSQWVLCAAHCFQSYTASSVTVSLGRQSLKGSNPNAVSRSVSQVIKHPNYNSVTSDNDIALLKLSSSVTFTNYIRPVCLAASGSTFYNGINTWVTGWGNIASGVSLPSPQNLMEVKVPIVGNRKCNCDYGVGSITDNMVCAGLSAGGKDSCQGDSGGPMVSKQNGRWIQAGIVSFGEGCALPNFPGVYTRVSRYQTWINSQITSNQPGFITFTSSGTNSDLSVSCRGLPAVPTTTTTTTTTPPTTTTRPTITLPLTPPQPVCGQPPKNSGILGGNSVAAAGSWPWMASLQKNGSHVCGGTLVAVDSVLSNANCFSSSSVASEWTVVLGRLNQNGSNPFEVTLNVTNITLSQSNGTNIAILHLSARPTLTDYIQPICLDNGQTFSEGSVCWSAGWSPGRGGAEQVLQEFQTSVVNCGNASSSENICTGSFTLEQGDSGGPLMCKQDGSWFQAVVLTAQSTSTRKRQETAVMRFTRVSSFETFLTETLGTRLSPASNTTKTPNTTNTTTNVTTMAISPPTVLQTSGSPSAHSLNFMFLHLLSLTLCLQLFL, from the exons ATGGCTTTCTACAAAGTGATCTGTTTGGCTGCTGTGCTGATGCTGCTGACCCAAG agTCTGAGTCACAGCTGGATG TTTGCGGTCAGCCGAGTCTGAACACCAGGATTGTAGGAGGACAGGACGCCCCTCCTGGCAGCTGGCCCTGGCAGGTCAGTCTGCAAAGATCTGGGAGCCATTTCTGTGGAGGATCCCTCATTAACAGTCAGTGGGTGCTGTGTGCTGCTCACTGCTTTCAGAG TTACACTGCAAGCAGTGTGACTGTGTCTCTGGGCCGTCAGAGTCTGAAGGGATCCAACCCCAATGCGGTGTCTCGTTCAGTATCACAGGTCATCAAACATCCCAACTACAACTCTGTTACCTCTGACAATGACATCGCCCTCCTGAAGCTCTCCTCATCAGTGACTTTCACCAACTACATTCGGCCCGTCTGCCTGGCAGCCTCAGGCAGCACCTTCTACAACGGCATTAACACCTGGGTCACCGGCTGGGGCAATATTGCAAGTGGAG TGTCCCTTCCTTCCCCACAAAACCTGATGGAGGTGAAGGTTCCCATTGTGGGAAACAGGAAGTGTAACTGTGACTATGGAGTGGGGTCGATCACTGACAACATGGTCTGTGCCGGGTTATCTGCAGGAGGAAAGGACTCCTGTCAG ggggattcaggaggtccaaTGGTGAGCAAGCAGAACGGTCGCTGGATTCAGGCGGGAATCGTCAGTTTTGGGGAAGGTTGTGCTTTGCCAAATTTCCCAGGAGTCTACACCAGAGTATCCCGGTACCAGACCTGGATCAACAGCCAGATCACCTCCAACCAGCCGGGCTtcatcacattcacatctagTGGGACCAACAGTGACCTGAGTGTCTCCTGCAGAGGACTGCCAGCAGTGCCAACCACcactacaaccaccaccaccacccctccaACAACCACCACTCGTCCAACAATCACGCTGCCTCTAACCCCTCCCCAAC CGGTCTGTGGACAACCTCCGAAGAATTCTGGTATTTTGGGAGGAAACTCTGTGGCAGCAGCTGGCTCGTGGCCGTGGATGGCGAGTCTACAGAAGAATGGAAGTCATGTGTGTGGTGGGACTCTGGTGGCCGTGGACTCAGTGCTGAGCAACGCCAACTGTTTCTCAAG CTCCTCTGTAGCGTCTGAGTGGACTGTCGTGTTGGGTCGTCTGAATCAAAATGGATCCAACCCCTTTGAGGTGACGCTGAACGTGACAAATATCACTCTGAGCCAGTCAAATGGGACCAACATAGCCATTCTCCATCTATCAGCCAGGCCCACCCTGACTGACTACATCCAGCCTATCTGCTTGGACAACGGACAAACCTTCTCCGAGGGCTCGGTGTGCTGGTCAGCCGGCTGGAGTCCTGGAAGAGGAGGGG ctGAACAAGTTCTGCAGGAGTTTCAGACCTCAGTGGTAAATTGTGGGAATGCATCATCGAGTGAGAACATCTGTACAGGATCTTTTACTCTGGAGCAG GGCGATTCTGGCGGCCCGCTGATGTGTAAGCAGGACGGCTCTTGGTTCCAGGCGGTTGTGTTAACAGCTCAAAGCACCTCCACCAGGAAAAGACAAGAGACTGCAGTGATGAGATTCACCAGAGTGAGCAGCTTTGAGACCTTCCTCACTGAGACATTAGGAACACGGTTGTCTCCAGCTTCCAACACCACCAAAACCCCCAATACCACCAATACCACCACCAATGTCACCACCATGGCCATCTCACCCCCAACTGTATTGCAAACCAGTGGGTCCCCTTCTGCTCACTCCCTCAACTTTATGTTCCTCCATCTCCTCAGTCTCACCTTGTGTCTCCAACTCTTCCTGTAG
- the LOC115785051 gene encoding zinc finger protein 271-like isoform X2, whose protein sequence is MKTVHQDFIKLHSRRDADSLMEEEKPSITGSSRMTTPAGTCNITDRCPNEGGVDCTSGQLDQPRQVEDKRCLCDQCGNRFSSLWALKTHQRIHAGEKPYSCGVCEKSFTSSSYLKIHQRIHAGEKPYSCGVCEKRFTRSSHLKTHQRIHAGEKPYSCGVCEKSFTSSSYLKIHQRIHAGEKPYSCGVCEKRFTRSSHLKIHQHIHTGEKPYSCGVCEKRFIQSSQLKTHQRIHAGEKPYSCGVCEKSFTSSSYLKIHQRIHAGEKPYSCGVCEKSFTSSSYLKTHQRIHAGEKPYSCGVCEKRFTRSSHLKTHQRIHAGENPYSCGVCEKSFTSSSYLKIHQRIHAGEKPYSCGVCEKRFTRSSHLKIHQHIYTGEKPYSCGVCEKSFTSSSYLKMHQRIHAGEKHYSCGVCEKRFTRSSHLKIHQHIHSGEKPYSCGVCEKSFTSSSYLKIHQRIHAGEKPYSCGVCEKRFTRSSHLKIHQHIYTGEKPYSCGVCEKSFTSSSYLKMHQRIHAGEKLYSCGVCEKRFTRSSHLKIHQHIHTGEKPYSCGVCEKRFTWSSNLKMHQRTHAGEKPYSCGVCEKRFTWSSNLKMHQRTHAGEKPYSCGVCEKSFTSSSYLKMHQRTHAGEKPYSCGVCEKRFTRSSTLKIHQRTHTGEKPYPSYVCFAGSSNLKVHQHTHPERNITAATDPRGNSVSHQISHIIRSPVDPALEASAAFQEHILNQ, encoded by the exons ACCTGCAACATCACAGACAGGTGTCCAAATGAGGGTGGAGTCGATTGCACTTCAGGACAGCTGGATCAGCCCAGGCAAGTTGAAGATAAGCGCtgcctctgtgaccagtgtggaaACAGGTTTAGTAGCTTGTGGGCTCTGAAGACCCATCAGCGCATCCACGCAGGAGAGAAACCCTActcctgtg gtgtgtgtgaaaAGAGTTTCACCAGTTCATCATATTTGAAGATCCATCAGCGCATCCACGCAGGAGAGAAACCCTActcctgtggtgtgtgtgaaaAGCGTTTCACTCGCTCATCACATTTGAAGACCCATCAGCGCATCCACGCAGGAGAGAAACCCTActcctgtggtgtgtgtgaaaAGAGTTTCACCAGTTCATCATATTTGAAGATCCATCAGCGCATCCACGCAGGAGAGAAACCCTActcctgtggtgtgtgtgaaaAGCGTTTCACTCGCTCATCACATTTGAAGATCCATCAGCacatccacacaggagagaaaccctactcctgtggtgtgtgtgaaaAGCGTTTCATCCAGTCATCACAATTGAAGACCCATCAGCGCATCCACGCAGGAGAGAAACCCTActcctgtggtgtgtgtgaaaAGAGTTTCACCAGTTCATCATATTTGAAGATCCATCAGCGCATCCACGCAGGAGAGAAACCCTActcctgtggtgtgtgtgaaaAGAGTTTCACCAGTTCATCATATTTGAAGACCCATCAGCGCATCCACGCAGGAGAGAAACCCTActcctgtggtgtgtgtgaaaAGCGTTTCACTCGCTCATCACATTTGAAGACCCATCAGCGCATCCACGCAGGAGAGAACCCCTActcctgtggtgtgtgtgaaaAGAGTTTCACCAGTTCATCATATTTGAAGATCCATCAGCGCATCCACGCAGGAGAGAAACCCTActcctgtggtgtgtgtgaaaAGCGTTTCACTCGCTCATCACATTTGAAGATCCATCAGCACATctacacaggagagaaaccctactcctgtggtgtgtgtgaaaAGAGTTTCACCAGTTCATCATATTTGAAGATGCATCAGCGCATCCACGCAGGAGAGAAACACTActcctgtggtgtgtgtgaaaAGCGTTTCACTCGCTCATCACATTTGAAGATCCATCAGCACATCCACTCAGGAGAGAAACCCTActcctgtggtgtgtgtgaaaAGAGTTTCACCAGTTCATCATATTTGAAGATCCATCAGCGCATCCACGCAGGAGAGAAACCCTActcctgtggtgtgtgtgaaaAGCGTTTCACTCGCTCATCACATTTGAAGATCCATCAGCACATctacacaggagagaaaccctactcctgtggtgtgtgtgaaaAGAGTTTCACCAGTTCATCATATTTGAAGATGCATCAGCGCATCCACGCAGGAGAGAAACTCTActcctgtggtgtgtgtgaaaAGCGTTTCACTCGCTCATCACATTTGAAGATCCATCAGCacatccacacaggagagaaaccctactcctgtggtgtgtgtgaaaAGCGTTTCACTTGGTCATCAAATTTGAAGATGCATCAGCGCACCCACGCAGGAGAGAAACCCTActcctgtggtgtgtgtgaaaAGCGTTTCACTTGGTCATCAAATTTGAAGATGCATCAGCGCACCCACGCAGGAGAGAAACCCTActcctgtggtgtgtgtgaaaAGAGTTTCACCAGTTCATCATATTTGAAGATGCATCAGCGCACCCACGCAGGAGAGAAACCCTActcctgtggtgtgtgtgaaaAGCGTTTCACTCGGTCATCAACTTTGAAGATCCATCAGCGCacccacacaggagagaaaccctaCCCCTCTTATGTATGTTTCGCTGGGTCATCAAATCTGAAGGTTCATCAGCATACCCACCCAGAGAGAAACATTACAGCTGCCACTGATCCACGAGGGAATTCAGTGAGCCATCAAATTTCCCATATCATAAGAAGTCCCGTTGACCCTGCCCTCGAAGCTTCAGCAGCATTTCAGGAGCATATTTTAAATCAGtga
- the LOC115785051 gene encoding zinc finger protein 271-like isoform X1, translating to MKTVHQDFIKLHSRRDADSLMEEEKPSITGSSRMTTPAGTCNITDRCPNEGGVDCTSGQLDQPRQVEDKRCLCDQCGNRFSSLWALKTHQRIHAGEKPYSCGVCEKSFTSSSYLKIHQGIHAGEKPYSCGVCEKSFTSSSYLKIHQRIHAGEKPYSCGVCEKRFTRSSHLKTHQRIHAGEKPYSCGVCEKSFTSSSYLKIHQRIHAGEKPYSCGVCEKRFTRSSHLKIHQHIHTGEKPYSCGVCEKRFIQSSQLKTHQRIHAGEKPYSCGVCEKSFTSSSYLKIHQRIHAGEKPYSCGVCEKSFTSSSYLKTHQRIHAGEKPYSCGVCEKRFTRSSHLKTHQRIHAGENPYSCGVCEKSFTSSSYLKIHQRIHAGEKPYSCGVCEKRFTRSSHLKIHQHIYTGEKPYSCGVCEKSFTSSSYLKMHQRIHAGEKHYSCGVCEKRFTRSSHLKIHQHIHSGEKPYSCGVCEKSFTSSSYLKIHQRIHAGEKPYSCGVCEKRFTRSSHLKIHQHIYTGEKPYSCGVCEKSFTSSSYLKMHQRIHAGEKLYSCGVCEKRFTRSSHLKIHQHIHTGEKPYSCGVCEKRFTWSSNLKMHQRTHAGEKPYSCGVCEKRFTWSSNLKMHQRTHAGEKPYSCGVCEKSFTSSSYLKMHQRTHAGEKPYSCGVCEKRFTRSSTLKIHQRTHTGEKPYPSYVCFAGSSNLKVHQHTHPERNITAATDPRGNSVSHQISHIIRSPVDPALEASAAFQEHILNQ from the coding sequence ACCTGCAACATCACAGACAGGTGTCCAAATGAGGGTGGAGTCGATTGCACTTCAGGACAGCTGGATCAGCCCAGGCAAGTTGAAGATAAGCGCtgcctctgtgaccagtgtggaaACAGGTTTAGTAGCTTGTGGGCTCTGAAGACCCATCAGCGCATCCACGCAGGAGAGAAACCCTActcctgtggtgtgtgtgaaaAGAGTTTCACCAGTTCATCATATTTGAAGATCCATCAGGGCATCCACGCAGGAGAGAAACCCTActcctgtggtgtgtgtgaaaAGAGTTTCACCAGTTCATCATATTTGAAGATCCATCAGCGCATCCACGCAGGAGAGAAACCCTActcctgtggtgtgtgtgaaaAGCGTTTCACTCGCTCATCACATTTGAAGACCCATCAGCGCATCCACGCAGGAGAGAAACCCTActcctgtggtgtgtgtgaaaAGAGTTTCACCAGTTCATCATATTTGAAGATCCATCAGCGCATCCACGCAGGAGAGAAACCCTActcctgtggtgtgtgtgaaaAGCGTTTCACTCGCTCATCACATTTGAAGATCCATCAGCacatccacacaggagagaaaccctactcctgtggtgtgtgtgaaaAGCGTTTCATCCAGTCATCACAATTGAAGACCCATCAGCGCATCCACGCAGGAGAGAAACCCTActcctgtggtgtgtgtgaaaAGAGTTTCACCAGTTCATCATATTTGAAGATCCATCAGCGCATCCACGCAGGAGAGAAACCCTActcctgtggtgtgtgtgaaaAGAGTTTCACCAGTTCATCATATTTGAAGACCCATCAGCGCATCCACGCAGGAGAGAAACCCTActcctgtggtgtgtgtgaaaAGCGTTTCACTCGCTCATCACATTTGAAGACCCATCAGCGCATCCACGCAGGAGAGAACCCCTActcctgtggtgtgtgtgaaaAGAGTTTCACCAGTTCATCATATTTGAAGATCCATCAGCGCATCCACGCAGGAGAGAAACCCTActcctgtggtgtgtgtgaaaAGCGTTTCACTCGCTCATCACATTTGAAGATCCATCAGCACATctacacaggagagaaaccctactcctgtggtgtgtgtgaaaAGAGTTTCACCAGTTCATCATATTTGAAGATGCATCAGCGCATCCACGCAGGAGAGAAACACTActcctgtggtgtgtgtgaaaAGCGTTTCACTCGCTCATCACATTTGAAGATCCATCAGCACATCCACTCAGGAGAGAAACCCTActcctgtggtgtgtgtgaaaAGAGTTTCACCAGTTCATCATATTTGAAGATCCATCAGCGCATCCACGCAGGAGAGAAACCCTActcctgtggtgtgtgtgaaaAGCGTTTCACTCGCTCATCACATTTGAAGATCCATCAGCACATctacacaggagagaaaccctactcctgtggtgtgtgtgaaaAGAGTTTCACCAGTTCATCATATTTGAAGATGCATCAGCGCATCCACGCAGGAGAGAAACTCTActcctgtggtgtgtgtgaaaAGCGTTTCACTCGCTCATCACATTTGAAGATCCATCAGCacatccacacaggagagaaaccctactcctgtggtgtgtgtgaaaAGCGTTTCACTTGGTCATCAAATTTGAAGATGCATCAGCGCACCCACGCAGGAGAGAAACCCTActcctgtggtgtgtgtgaaaAGCGTTTCACTTGGTCATCAAATTTGAAGATGCATCAGCGCACCCACGCAGGAGAGAAACCCTActcctgtggtgtgtgtgaaaAGAGTTTCACCAGTTCATCATATTTGAAGATGCATCAGCGCACCCACGCAGGAGAGAAACCCTActcctgtggtgtgtgtgaaaAGCGTTTCACTCGGTCATCAACTTTGAAGATCCATCAGCGCacccacacaggagagaaaccctaCCCCTCTTATGTATGTTTCGCTGGGTCATCAAATCTGAAGGTTCATCAGCATACCCACCCAGAGAGAAACATTACAGCTGCCACTGATCCACGAGGGAATTCAGTGAGCCATCAAATTTCCCATATCATAAGAAGTCCCGTTGACCCTGCCCTCGAAGCTTCAGCAGCATTTCAGGAGCATATTTTAAATCAGtga